One Archangium violaceum genomic window, TGGGGCTCTACGAACAGGTGCAGGAGACGGTACGGGCCATCCGGCACCGGGCGGGGAGTGTCGCTCCCAGGGTGGGCATCATCCTCGGCAGCGGGTTGGGCGGCTTCGCCGACGGCTTCGAGGACAAGGTCACCATTCCGTACGCGGAGCTCCCGCACTTTCCCCACTCGTCGGTGCCGGGCCACGCGGGCCGGCTCGTCCTGGGGCGCGTGCGAGGCGAGCCGGCGGTGGCCATGCAGGGCCGCGTGCACGTCTACGAGGGCCATACCCCGACCCAGGTGGCCTTCCCCGCGCGGGTGCTGTGCGCGCTCGGCATCCACACCCTGGTGGTGACCAACGCCGCGGGGGGCGTGAACCTGGACTTCCAACCGGGCGACCTGATGGTCATCACCGACCATCTCAACCTCTCGGGGTTCAACCCGCTCAACGGGCCCAACGACGAGCGCCTGGGGCCACGCTTCCCGGACATGACGACCGCCTATCCGGCCGACCTCCGGGCGCGGCTGCTGGAGTCGGGGCAGCGCGTGGGCGTGGCGCTCAAGCAGGGCGTCTACGCCATCCTCGCCGGCCCGTCCTACGAGACGCCGGCGGAGATCCGCATGCTGCGCGTCCTGGGCGCCGACGCGGTGGGAATGAGTACCGTGCCCGAGGTCATCGCCGCCAACCACATGGGCGTGCGCGTGGCGGGCGTGAGCTGCATCACCAACCTGGCGGCGGGCATTGGTGGGAAGCCCTTGTCTCACGAAGAGGTGGCGGAGACGGCGAACCGGGTGAAGGATCTCTTCACCCGGCTCCTCGAGGATTTCCTGCCCACGGTGTCCCGCGCTGGAGCGAGTAGAGGCATATGAGCGAGCAGTCCAAGGAACGGAACCAGCGGCCGGTGGAAGACCGGCGTGAATCCCCTCGCGTGTCGATGCGCATCCGCGTGAGGCGGGCGGGCACCTCGGACGCGTTCGAGTCCCGGGAGGGCAACATCTCACTGGGGGGCTTCGCCTGGTTCGGCTGGGCCATGCCGGTGGGCACGAAGGTGGAGGCGCGCTTCTCGCTGCCCGGCTCCGACGAGGAGCTCCAGGTGCGAGGCGAGGTGCTCCACGTGGGGCACGGCTCGCGCGGCTCGTCCGCGCACGTGCGCTTCCTGGAGCTATCGGCGGAGGCGGAGCTGCGCATCGCTCGTTACATCGACGAGATCGAGCTGGCGGAGTCCAAGGCACGAGGCGGAGCATGAGCGCGAACATTCCCTGGGAGCAGTTGTTCGAGGCGGCGATGAAGGTGCGGGAGCGCGCGCATGCGCCGTACTCGCGCTTTCCGGTTGGCGCGGCGGTGCTGTACGACGATGGCTCGGTGGTGACGGGCTGCAACGTGGAGAACTCCTCCTACGGGTTGTCCGCGTGCGCCGAGCGCAACGCGCTGGCGGCCGGGGTGGCGCAGGGGCATGGCCGACCGGTGGCGGTGGCCATCGTGGTGGACACGCCCACGCCGTGCCCGCCGTGCGGCATGTGCCGGCAGGTGATGCTGGAGTTCGCCCCCAAGGAACTGCCGGTGCGCAGCCGCAACCTCCGGGGCAACGAGGCGCGCTACTCGCTCGGGGAGCTGCTGCCGCACGCCTTCACCCGCGATTTCCTCTGAGCTGTCGGGCCCGCGCCCCCCTGCTCGCGGCCCGAACGGGGCACCCCGGGCCCATGCGGGGTTCAGTACTTTCCGTCAGGTCGCGAACGGTCCGCGAGTCGGGGCGCGAACCGTGGTAATACCTGTTGGACCGTGGATCTCCTCCTCACCAACGGCACCGTCGTGACCATGAACCGCGAGCGCGAGGTGCTCGCGGATGCCGATGTCCTCATCCAGGATGGGCGCATTGCCCGGGTGGGGCGGAACATCCGCACGAGGGGCGCGGGCCTGCGTGTCCTGGACGTGGCCGGCAAGGTGGTGTTGCCCGGGCTCATCCATGGCCACCTGCACGCCTGCCAGACGCTCTTCCGCAACCGGGCGGACGGGCTGGAACTGCTGGACTGGCTGCGCGAGCGCATCTGGCCCTTCGAGGCCGCGCACGACGCGGACTCCATGCGGGCCTCGGCGGATCTCACCTTCGCGGAGCTCATCCGCTCGGGGGCCACGGCGGCGCTCGACATGGGCACGGTGCGCCACTACGACGCCGTCTTCGAGTCGGCCCGGGACTGCGGCTTCCGGCTCACCGGTGGCAAGGCGATGATGGACGCGCCCGACGTGCCCACGAGCCTGCACGAGTCCACGGAGTCCTCGCTGGCGGAGAGCCTCGCCCTGCTGGAGCGCTGGCACGGGACCCAGGGAGGCAGGCTGCGGTATGCCTTCGCGCCGCGCTTCGTCCTCTCCTGCACGGACAAGCTGATGCGGGAGGTGGGGCGCCTGGCTCGGGAGAAGGGCGTGCGCATCCACACCCACGCCAGCGAGAACCGCACCGAGTGCGACGTGGTGCGCGAGCGCACCGGCAAGGGCAACGTGGCCTACTTCCACGAGGTGGGCTTCACCGGCCCGCACGTGACGTTGGCCCACTGCGTGTGGCTCGCGGAGGAGGAGCAGCGGTTGCTGCGGGACACGCGCACGGTGGTGTGCCACTGCCCCGGCTCCAACCTCAAGCTGGCCTCGGGCATCGCCCCGGTGCCCGAGCTGCTCGACGCGGGCGTGTCCGTGTGCCTCGGCGCGGATGGCGCGCCCTGCAACAACAACCTGGACATGTTCATGGAGATGCGGCTCGCGGCGCTGCTGCACAAGCCGCGGGTCGGCCCCCGGGGCATGCCGCCCGAGCGCGTGCTGGAGATGGCCACGCTCGGCGGAGCCCGGGCGCTCGGCCTGGAAGCCGAGCTGGGCTCGCTGGAGGAGGGCAAGCGCGCGGACATCACCGTGGTGGACCTCTCCGGCCTGCACTCCACCCCGTCGGACCCCCGGGACGTGTTCTCCCCGCTCGTCTACGCCGCCCGCTCCACGGACGTGGTGCACGTGCTCATCGACGGCAGGCTCGTCCTCAAGGACCGCACCCTCATCACCCTGGACGGGGCCTCCGTGGCATCGACCGCCCGCCAGCAGGCCTCGCGCATCGCCGGGCGGATCCGCCTGGCTCCGGGCACTTCACGGGTAGGGGCTGCTCGCACTCCGAGCGGACCAGCGGCTTCCGGGGAGTCGGTTGGCAATCATCACCGTTGAGCGAGCGTAGACCCGGGGGTATTCGTCATACGTGGAATACGGTGGGTTGGTGTAAGGTCCCCACTGCGATTCAAATTGGAGGAGGTAGACACCCGCCATGTGGCCACGCTTCAAGAGGGCAATGCGCAGCTTCTTCGGATTCTTCGTCTCCTCCATCGAGGATCCGGAGCTCATCCTCGAGCAGAACATCCGTGACCTGAACGATCAGGTCCCGAAGATGAACGAGTCCATCGCCATGGTGCGGGCGAACCTGACGCTCCTGGAGAAGGAGAACGCCAAGTACCAGCAGGACATCCGCGACCTGACGGCCAAGGTGAAGGCGGCCATCCAGGCGGGGCGTGACGACCTGGCGGCGCAGTACGCCACCAAGCTGCAGACGGAGAGGGCGGCGCTCGAGCGCAACGAGCAGCAGCTGGCCACCGCGAAGCAGGCGTACGAGAAGGCCATGAATCTGAAGAAGGCCTTCATGCGCGAGAAGGATCGCAAGACGCAGGAGGCGATGAACGCCATCCGCGACGCGCGCCGCGCGCAGTGGCAGTCCAAGGTGGCCGACGCCATGGAGTCCTTCCAGGTGGCCGGCATCGACGCCACGCACGACGAGATGCTGCGCAAGGTCCAGGAGAAGGCCGCCATCAACGAGGCGCGCATGCAGATGGCGCTCGAGTCGGTGGACCACCAGTCCGTGCAGATCGAGGAGGACGCCGAGCGCCTGCAGGCCATGGACCTGGTGAAGCAGATGAAGATGGAGATGGGTCTGGACAGCCCCGCGCCGGTGTCCGAGGTGGGCGCCGGTCCGGAGAAGACCATCGGCAAGAAGGTGGAGATCAAGTAGTGACGAGGGGACGGAGGAGGCCGCTCGGATGGCAGTGAGACGCGGACCCGGCCTCTATCCGTTCCTGGCGTTGTGTCTCCTGGGGGCGGTGTACCTGGTGGCCTCGAGGCAGGGCTACCTGAATCGCCTCCAGGCGCGCTTCTTCCCGGCGGCGAAGGAGGCCGTGCGCCTATCGCCGGGAGACTTCCCCGCGGGAGTGGCGGCCCCGGTGGCGGACCTGGCGTCGGTGCCGTTGCGGCCCACGCTGATCGGCTTCACCGCGCGCGGCTCGGCGGCGGCGCTGCTCCTGGCCACCGGTGGGGCCTCGACGTTGGACAACCCCGGGGCTCCTCCGGGCGCGGCGCAGGGTGTGCTGAAGACGGCGTACGCCATGGACGCGCGCGCCGTCGTCTTCGCCACCGACGAGGAGCTCCGGCAGGCGCTGGCGGTGGGCGCGGAGCATGGTGGGGTGGACATGGCGGCCATTTCGGTGGACCGGCTGGCCGCCTGGCTGCCGTCGTTGCGAGACGCGGCGCCCCGCACGGTGATGCTGGTGGGGCGCAGCCGCGGCCAGGAGGCGCTGGCGGCGGTGGGCGTGCCGGACCTGGCCTCGCTGCGCGGCAAGCGGCTGGGCGTGTACACCTCGGGCGCCTCGTACTACTTCTCACTGTGGGTGCTGTCGCGCGCGGGCCTGCGCATGACGGACGTGCGGTGGGTGGATCTTCCCTCCACGCTGGACGCGGGCCGGGCGCTGCGCGAGGGCAGGGCGGACGCGGTGTCGGGATTGTGGGGTGACGTGGAACTGGCCGCTCGGGATCGGGGGGGCACGGTGCTGGCCACCACGGCGGACGCGCCGCACCTGGTGGCCACGGTGCTGGTGGCCCGGGGTGACTACGCCGCGCGCTACCCGGACGCGGTCCGCCGGATCATCCGTGGCCTGTTGGATGCCGGCGCCAGCGTCCAGAAGGAGCCAGGGCCCGCGGCGCGGCTGTTGGGCGAGGTGGCTCCCTACCTGGGAGATCCCACGGAGGCCATCCGCAGCGCGCCCCCGGCGACACTGGCGGACAATCGGGCCTTCTTCGGACTTTCCGGCGAGGCGCCCGTCACCTATGACGAGCTCTTCCAGAGCGCCTCGGCGCTCTACCAGAAGATCAGGCGCACGGCGGTGGCTCCGCCGGCCGAGGACACCCGCGACCTCGGCGCGCTGAAATACGTGTCGGAGGCGCGAGGGCCCTGAGCCCTCTGAACCGCGAGGCGCCTCGCTGGCGAGGACTTCCGTGGCCCGCACACCCAACTTCCTGAAGGCCGCCTTCATGATGCCCGCCAACCTGGTGGGGCTGTTGACCGCGGGGGCCTCCTCGGCGCTCACCGGGGAACCGCTGCCGGCGCTGGTGGCGCTCGGGGTGGAGGGGCTGTACCTGGGGGTGGTGTCCTCCTCGAAGCGCTTCCGGCGGGCGGTGCGCTCGCGCACGCCGGACACGCAGGACGCGGAGGCCGCGCGGCAGCAGGTGGACGCGCTGTTGGCGGAGCTGGCCGCTTCTCAGCGCGAGCACTACCAGCAGCTGGTGGGGCTGAAGGAGAAGATCCTGGCCAACTACGCGAAGCTGCCCGGAGGACGGGTGCTGGCGGCCAGCAGCGAGCAGCGGTTGGACGCGTTGCTCACCTCGTTCCTGCGGCTCATCTCCACGCTGAACCAGTACCGGACGTACCTCAACTCGGCGGAGCGGCAGTCGCTGGAGAAGGATGTGCGCACGCTGGACGCGGAGGTGGCGCAGGAGACGAATCCGCGGCTCAAGGAAGTGAAGGAGAAGCGGCTGGAGATCCTGAAGCGGCGGCTGTCGCGCTTCGAGCAGGCGAGCGAGAGCCGCGAGGTGGTCAGCCACCAGCTGGCGAGCATCGAGGATCTGATGCGGCTGACGCACGAGCAGTCGATCGCGATCCGGGATCCGGAGAGCGTCAACCGGCAGCTCGAGGCGCTCAGCGCGGAGGCCCACGCCACGGACGAGACGGTGCGGGACATGGAGCGCTTCCTCGACTTCACCGAGGAGACCTCGGGCCCGCTGCCGCACGGGACGCGGGTGCGCTGAGGGATTCCCGACAGCGCACGGCAACATGACGCGGGATTCCTTGCTGCGAGTGCTCCTGCTGGCGGCGCTGGCGCTGTTGCTGGAGGCGTGCGCGACCGTTTCGGGCGGGCACATCCCGCCCTCGGCTTTCGAGTTCCACGATGTCGTGTCCGCGCAGGGTCCAGAGCCTGGGGGGTGGAAGATTGCCCAGGTGAACATCCTGCTATCCCGGGTGTCTCGGCACAGGCCGTTGCAAGCGCTCGATTTCGAATGCGGTCGCGCAGAAGAGGGCGTCAGAAGCCGCTGATGCGGCTGCCCAGTTGATTCTGAGTGGACCCGAGACCGTTTCGGCACTTGCCTGCCAGCAGTTCCGGCAAGAGATGTTGAGGTTGTTGGTGAAGTCCATCAGGGGCGCCACGGTGACGAAGTTCGTTCGGCAGGGAATCGAGCCGAAATCCTTCCCTGAGGATTGAGGGGTAGACAGCATGGATGAGCGTTTTTCCGCGGAGTCCCTCATCAAGCTCGTGCATCGCTACTACCCATCGGGCATCCATGGGGATGAGCCGCGACATCGACAGAGCGAGGAATACAAGCGGTTGGCGGCCGCGCGTCAGACAGTACAGCAGGATGACGCGGTTTGGATGGGCTTCCGGCAGCGTGTGCGTGAGCAGCTCCCCGAATGCGTACAATGGGAATTGCCCGGGCTCCCTTACGACCCGAGTCGCCACGTCCGGGTCTACTTGCCTGGCACGCAGAAGTCCCAGCGAGAGAGGAAGTGCATCGTGGTGTTCGTGAGCATCCTGGCTCCGGTGCACCTCCTCCATGCTTCTCGAGAGGTGGAGCTGGATGATGATGAGCGGTCGGCCTCCGAGGCCTGGTTCCCTCCACTTCCTCCCGAGCTCCAACCTCTCGAGGCGAAGCTGGATGCGCTCGTTCGTGAGTCTTTCGGGTCGGTCCGTTTGCCCAATGACGTGCTCTTCACCTCCGTGCCGGACCTCCAGGTGGGCAACACCAGCTTCGGCAAGGTGAAGCTCCTCCACTGCCTCTTCTCCGACAACATCTGGTGAGGAGACCCGCCGGGTCGCGGGTCAAGCGCCCGCTCTCCCAGTACTGTTCGGGGAGGGGCAAGGTCGGCCCCCGGACGGCCTTTCAGGGGAACCCCGCAGGAAGAAATTGACTCCGGGCCCCGGGCCGTCTGCACTCCCGGTTCCATGCACCGCCGCGCCCCTTCCTGGCTCCTGCTCGTCCTGCTCGTGTTCGCCGGCTGCTCCCGTTGCGGTGGGCAGCAGGGCGGGACGAAGGTGACCAGTCCCGCCCGTTTCCTGCCCCGTGGCGCCCCGGCCGCCCTCGTCGTCCCCGATCTCGGGGCCCTCGGCGAGAAGCTCGCGCGCTTCCAGAACCTCAAGCTGGCCAACTTCATCGCCCAGCTCCAGAACGCCCGGACCGCCGAGTCCTACGTCTCCAGCATCATGCGGCAGGTGGGCGTGGACCTGCGCAGCCGCCAGGCCATGGAGGCCGCTGGCATCGACCCGGCCCGGGGCGCGGGCGCGGCCCTGCTCGGCGGCAACCAGGCCTTCTCCGTGCTCGGCGTGAAGGACGAGAAGGCCCTGACGGACACCTTCGCCAGGCTCGCTCGGGAGCGACTCGGGGCCTCCGAGCGCGCCGAGCAGAAGGTCCCCGGTGGCACGCTCATCACCTTCAGCAGGTCCGGCGCGCAGCAGCCCGCGCTGGGTCTCCTCTTCTCCGAGGGCTACGCCCTGCTGGGGGCGGGCGCCATGGTCTCCCAGCTCTCCAGCTACGCCACGTTGCCCGCGGAGAAGTCGCTCCTCCAGGAGCCGCTCCTCACCGCCTCCCTGAACCGGCTGCCCGCCGAGCGCGACTTCTACGCCTTCCTCCCAGGGGGCGTCGGCCTCCTCGTCCCGGCCGGGACCACCCAGTCCGTCACCCTGACGGGTTCGCTCGGCGATCGCGCCGTGACGCTGCGCATGGACACGCCGTGGCCCGACACGCAGGCCTCGCTCGCCGCGCTCACCCCGCAGCAGGGGCCGGATCTGCTCGGCTACCTTCCCGAGGACAGCTTCCTCGTGGCGCGCTACCGGGGCGATCCCTCTCAGTTGAACGGCGTCTGGCCCTACCTCGTCGGCTCCTACGTCACCCGCGCCGTGCAGGAGACGGG contains:
- a CDS encoding purine-nucleoside phosphorylase gives rise to the protein MGLYEQVQETVRAIRHRAGSVAPRVGIILGSGLGGFADGFEDKVTIPYAELPHFPHSSVPGHAGRLVLGRVRGEPAVAMQGRVHVYEGHTPTQVAFPARVLCALGIHTLVVTNAAGGVNLDFQPGDLMVITDHLNLSGFNPLNGPNDERLGPRFPDMTTAYPADLRARLLESGQRVGVALKQGVYAILAGPSYETPAEIRMLRVLGADAVGMSTVPEVIAANHMGVRVAGVSCITNLAAGIGGKPLSHEEVAETANRVKDLFTRLLEDFLPTVSRAGASRGI
- a CDS encoding PilZ domain-containing protein, translating into MSEQSKERNQRPVEDRRESPRVSMRIRVRRAGTSDAFESREGNISLGGFAWFGWAMPVGTKVEARFSLPGSDEELQVRGEVLHVGHGSRGSSAHVRFLELSAEAELRIARYIDEIELAESKARGGA
- a CDS encoding cytidine deaminase, with amino-acid sequence MSANIPWEQLFEAAMKVRERAHAPYSRFPVGAAVLYDDGSVVTGCNVENSSYGLSACAERNALAAGVAQGHGRPVAVAIVVDTPTPCPPCGMCRQVMLEFAPKELPVRSRNLRGNEARYSLGELLPHAFTRDFL
- a CDS encoding 5'-deoxyadenosine deaminase, which gives rise to MDLLLTNGTVVTMNREREVLADADVLIQDGRIARVGRNIRTRGAGLRVLDVAGKVVLPGLIHGHLHACQTLFRNRADGLELLDWLRERIWPFEAAHDADSMRASADLTFAELIRSGATAALDMGTVRHYDAVFESARDCGFRLTGGKAMMDAPDVPTSLHESTESSLAESLALLERWHGTQGGRLRYAFAPRFVLSCTDKLMREVGRLAREKGVRIHTHASENRTECDVVRERTGKGNVAYFHEVGFTGPHVTLAHCVWLAEEEQRLLRDTRTVVCHCPGSNLKLASGIAPVPELLDAGVSVCLGADGAPCNNNLDMFMEMRLAALLHKPRVGPRGMPPERVLEMATLGGARALGLEAELGSLEEGKRADITVVDLSGLHSTPSDPRDVFSPLVYAARSTDVVHVLIDGRLVLKDRTLITLDGASVASTARQQASRIAGRIRLAPGTSRVGAARTPSGPAASGESVGNHHR
- a CDS encoding PspA/IM30 family protein translates to MWPRFKRAMRSFFGFFVSSIEDPELILEQNIRDLNDQVPKMNESIAMVRANLTLLEKENAKYQQDIRDLTAKVKAAIQAGRDDLAAQYATKLQTERAALERNEQQLATAKQAYEKAMNLKKAFMREKDRKTQEAMNAIRDARRAQWQSKVADAMESFQVAGIDATHDEMLRKVQEKAAINEARMQMALESVDHQSVQIEEDAERLQAMDLVKQMKMEMGLDSPAPVSEVGAGPEKTIGKKVEIK
- a CDS encoding ABC transporter substrate-binding protein, which produces MAVRRGPGLYPFLALCLLGAVYLVASRQGYLNRLQARFFPAAKEAVRLSPGDFPAGVAAPVADLASVPLRPTLIGFTARGSAAALLLATGGASTLDNPGAPPGAAQGVLKTAYAMDARAVVFATDEELRQALAVGAEHGGVDMAAISVDRLAAWLPSLRDAAPRTVMLVGRSRGQEALAAVGVPDLASLRGKRLGVYTSGASYYFSLWVLSRAGLRMTDVRWVDLPSTLDAGRALREGRADAVSGLWGDVELAARDRGGTVLATTADAPHLVATVLVARGDYAARYPDAVRRIIRGLLDAGASVQKEPGPAARLLGEVAPYLGDPTEAIRSAPPATLADNRAFFGLSGEAPVTYDELFQSASALYQKIRRTAVAPPAEDTRDLGALKYVSEARGP